A single genomic interval of Brevibacillus brevis harbors:
- a CDS encoding Rqc2 family fibronectin-binding protein has product MAFDGVVTRSVARELHKLVGGRISKIHQPHHSDIVMQVRTQGETVRFLLSANPTYPRLHITTEEFTNPLEAPMFCMLLRKHCEGGVIESVQQIGMERIIHIDVRTRDELGDTAVRRIIVEIMGKHSNIILIDPATGMILDSAMHVTLAISQYRQVTPGRPYVSPPSQDKRDPLTVTEQAFLSSLDWNGGRLDKQIVDGYTGISPLLAKEILHRSGLANRETLWAAFSQVMKAISAHEYVPSIVEANGKAYFHVVELTHLSNGVSTPYPSVQECLQAFYEGKALRDTVKQRAHDLIRFVTAERNKNEKKIEKLEQTLQDAHEADQFRLYGELITANMHQMKRGDRELVTVNWYDEAGGTITIPLDPLKTPSENLQSYYKRYNKAKNSLSIVSEQIEQAKTELLYLDGVLVQLEHATLKDAEEIREELVEQGYMRDRKKRGPRKKKDTRPELDAYLSSDGIEILVGKNNKQNEFLTNKLASSQETWLHTKDIPGSHVVIRAREFSDETLLEAANLAAYFSRAKEGSQIPVDYTLVKHVKKPSGAKPGYVIYEQQRTLYVTPDEALIRRLKSNTSSTNSATT; this is encoded by the coding sequence GTGGCATTTGATGGCGTAGTAACCCGCTCTGTTGCGCGGGAATTACATAAACTGGTAGGAGGACGCATCTCGAAAATCCACCAGCCCCACCATAGCGATATTGTTATGCAAGTACGGACACAAGGAGAAACAGTAAGGTTCCTCCTGTCTGCAAACCCGACCTATCCCCGCTTGCACATTACAACAGAAGAATTCACGAATCCGCTGGAAGCTCCAATGTTTTGCATGCTGTTGCGCAAGCATTGCGAAGGCGGCGTCATTGAATCTGTCCAGCAAATCGGGATGGAGCGAATTATTCACATCGACGTACGCACCCGGGATGAGCTGGGTGACACGGCTGTTCGCCGAATTATTGTAGAGATCATGGGAAAGCACAGTAACATCATCCTCATCGATCCTGCAACCGGAATGATTTTGGATAGCGCCATGCACGTGACGCTCGCCATTAGCCAGTACAGACAAGTTACGCCTGGCAGACCTTACGTCTCTCCTCCGAGCCAAGATAAACGCGACCCTCTCACTGTAACCGAGCAAGCGTTTCTTTCTTCCCTCGACTGGAACGGCGGTCGTTTGGACAAGCAAATCGTAGATGGCTATACCGGGATCAGTCCCTTATTGGCAAAAGAAATTTTGCACAGATCCGGCCTCGCGAATCGTGAAACACTGTGGGCAGCCTTTTCACAGGTGATGAAGGCAATCAGCGCTCATGAGTATGTGCCATCCATTGTAGAGGCAAATGGCAAAGCGTATTTTCACGTCGTTGAGCTGACTCATCTCTCAAACGGGGTTAGCACCCCCTATCCTTCCGTCCAAGAATGCTTGCAGGCATTTTACGAAGGAAAGGCGCTCCGTGATACCGTCAAGCAGCGTGCGCACGATTTAATTCGTTTTGTCACCGCTGAGCGCAATAAAAATGAAAAGAAAATCGAGAAGCTCGAGCAAACACTGCAAGATGCGCATGAAGCAGATCAGTTCCGCCTGTACGGTGAATTGATCACCGCCAATATGCATCAAATGAAGCGAGGGGATCGCGAGCTCGTCACTGTCAATTGGTACGACGAAGCGGGAGGTACCATCACGATTCCGCTCGATCCATTGAAGACCCCCTCGGAAAATTTGCAGTCGTATTACAAGCGGTATAACAAGGCAAAAAACAGCCTTTCTATCGTGAGTGAGCAGATCGAGCAAGCGAAGACAGAACTCTTGTATTTGGACGGCGTATTGGTTCAACTGGAGCATGCCACTTTAAAAGATGCCGAAGAAATTCGCGAGGAGCTCGTGGAGCAAGGCTACATGCGAGATCGTAAAAAACGCGGTCCGCGCAAGAAAAAAGACACCCGACCCGAGCTGGATGCGTACCTTTCTTCGGACGGCATTGAAATTTTGGTCGGCAAAAACAATAAACAAAATGAATTCTTGACCAACAAGCTCGCATCTTCGCAAGAAACTTGGCTACACACCAAGGATATCCCTGGGTCCCATGTCGTCATTCGCGCTCGGGAATTTTCGGATGAGACGTTGCTTGAAGCAGCAAATCTGGCGGCTTATTTCAGTCGCGCCAAAGAAGGAAGTCAAATTCCCGTAGATTACACGCTCGTCAAGCATGTAAAAAAACCGAGCGGAGCCAAGCCTGGCTATGTAATCTACGAGCAGCAACGAACGCTGTATGTGACCCCAGATGAAGCACTGATCCGCCGTCTAAAATCAAACACCTCTTCTACGAATAGCGCGACTACCTAA
- a CDS encoding DUF2512 family protein: MNIVLKLLFNGIIAIPGLWWSGTSLMFAVLASVIVSLLGYVLDLTILPRTNNTFASSADFLFVYASLWLGCYLFGQTISLSGLLLTAFAITVVEYFFHGYLQRHGVHHSKHPG; encoded by the coding sequence TTGAACATCGTTCTCAAGCTCTTGTTTAACGGAATCATTGCCATTCCAGGGCTTTGGTGGTCAGGGACGTCCCTAATGTTTGCAGTGCTCGCAAGCGTGATTGTCAGTCTACTGGGTTATGTACTTGATTTGACAATCCTCCCACGTACGAACAATACGTTTGCGAGCTCCGCTGATTTCTTGTTCGTGTATGCCTCCTTGTGGCTTGGCTGTTACTTGTTTGGTCAGACCATATCCTTATCTGGTTTGTTGTTGACGGCATTTGCCATCACGGTGGTCGAATACTTTTTCCATGGTTACCTGCAACGGCACGGTGTCCACCATTCCAAGCATCCGGGCTGA